A genomic segment from Capra hircus breed San Clemente chromosome 7, ASM170441v1, whole genome shotgun sequence encodes:
- the LOC102183144 gene encoding olfactory receptor 56-like, whose amino-acid sequence MALMKNQTRISHFILLGLFNHTPLHLLLFSTIMVMFLVALSGNGLMILLINTDSRLHSPMYFFLGWLSLMDLILISTIVPRMAIDYLLGHGSISFTGCGFQILFFLTLLGDECFLLAFMAYDRYVAISNPLRYSVVMSRRVCWLMVAGSWLFGLVDGLFQAIYTLSFPYCGSQEIDHFFCDIPAVLKLACADTSIYEALIYVCCILMLLLPFCVISVSYLLIFVTVLRMRSAEGRKKAFATCSSHMAVVSLFYGAAMIAYMRPQTYHSSKQDKVVSAFYTMITPMLNPLIYSLRNKEVAGALKKLLERCPCGGGQK is encoded by the coding sequence ATGGCCTTGATGAAAAATCAGACTCGTATCTCCCACTTCATCCTCCTGGGCCTCTTCAACCACACACCACtgcacctcctcctcttctccaccATCATGGTCATGTTTCTGGTGGCCCTCTCTGGCAACGGGCTCATGATCCTCCTCATCAACACTGACTCCCGTCTACACAgtcccatgtacttcttcctcggCTGGCTGTCACTCATGGACCTCATACTCATCTCCACCATTGTACCACGCATGGCCATCGACTACCTCTTGGGCCATGGCTCCATCTCCTTCACAGGCTGTGGGTTCCAGATCCTCTTCTTTCTCACCCTCCTGGGGGATGAGTGCTTCCTGCTGGCTTTCATGGCCTATGATCGCTATGTGGCCATCAGCAACCCACTGAGGTACTCAGTGGTCATGAGCCGCCGTGTCTGCTGGCTCATGGTGGCAGGATCTTGGCTCTTTGGCCTGGTGGATGGGTTGTTTCAGGCCATCTATACCCTGAGCTTTCCCTACTGTGGCTCTCAGGAGATTGACCACTTCTTCTGTGACATCCCTGCAGTGCTTAAGCTGGCCTGTGCAGACACATCCATTTATGAGGCTTTGATCTATGTGTGCTGCATCCTCATGCTGCTCCTGCCCTTCTGTGTCATCTCTGTCTCCTACCTGCTGATCTTTGTAACTGTGCTCCGCATGCGTTCTGCTGAAGGTCGGAAAAAGGCCTTTGCTACCTGTTCCTCCCACATGGCAGTTGTCTCTCTCTTCTACGGGGCTGCCATGATTGCTTACATGCGGCCCCAGACCTACCACTCCTCCAAGCAGGACAAGGTGGTCTCAGCCTTCTATACCATGATTACCCCTATGCTCAACCCACtcatctacagcctgaggaacaAGGAAGTGGCTGGTGCTCTCAAGAAACTCCTGGAGAGGTGTCCATGTGGTGGGGGACAGAAGTAG